The Bernardetia sp. genome window below encodes:
- a CDS encoding RNA polymerase sigma factor, giving the protein MKRTRKQLVYYEEQKQLLTEFCEGNEKAFAKLYQYYYGFVENYVCKNNGTTEDAQDIFQETLIVFLEKLKKDDFYLTASLKTYIVAISKNMWLNTLRKNKKATVYSLATTENFDERENISEKYAFVLSEKFDEQLEEEKPLLEKFGDYFSRLTSHCQNLLSTIVEEKKTTEEIQKEFGYTTRHNLNNQKYKCVKQLKKVKALAEAKP; this is encoded by the coding sequence ATGAAAAGAACTAGGAAACAACTTGTTTATTACGAAGAACAAAAACAATTATTGACAGAGTTTTGTGAAGGAAATGAAAAGGCCTTTGCAAAGCTCTATCAATATTATTATGGTTTTGTAGAAAACTATGTTTGTAAAAATAATGGGACAACAGAAGATGCTCAAGATATTTTTCAAGAGACACTTATCGTATTCTTGGAAAAACTAAAAAAAGATGACTTCTATCTTACAGCTTCTCTAAAGACATATATAGTTGCCATTAGTAAAAATATGTGGCTCAATACGTTGCGTAAAAACAAAAAAGCAACTGTCTATTCACTAGCAACTACTGAAAATTTCGATGAAAGAGAAAATATTTCAGAAAAATATGCTTTTGTCTTGTCAGAAAAGTTTGATGAGCAGCTAGAAGAAGAAAAGCCATTACTAGAAAAGTTTGGTGATTATTTTTCTCGTCTTACCTCACACTGCCAAAACCTTCTCTCTACTATTGTAGAAGAAAAAAAAACTACTGAAGAAATACAAAAGGAATTTGGCTACACTACTCGCCACAACTTAAACAATCAAAAATACAAATGTGTAAAGCAACTCAAAAAGGTAAAAGCTTTAGCAGAGGCAAAACCTTGA
- a CDS encoding DJ-1/PfpI family protein has translation MKFLNILFATFILFSCTSQNKTKNNLTNIDSSMNLDSLASCSPNTKNSQNTSFSLDESSKNSLAQHLKSLNPDLPIIGLLMYDDVLTTELTAPMDVFTKQSEDGKQLFNVITIAERYEVITSEEGLKMFPDYILENAPKLDILIVPSAYDMSLQVKNRNLVEFIKKQNQNTDYTVSNCAGATLIGESGIADGKKIVTWIGGGKELQKNYPNLKVQNDGKISYMEDGKFLSSNGNLASYISSLELLEKLSSKEHRKFVESYLYLDRLQNWKK, from the coding sequence ATGAAATTTCTAAATATTCTATTTGCAACTTTTATTTTATTTAGTTGTACCTCTCAAAACAAAACAAAAAATAATCTTACGAATATAGATTCTTCTATGAATTTGGATTCTTTGGCAAGTTGTAGTCCAAATACTAAAAATAGTCAAAATACTTCTTTTTCATTAGATGAAAGCTCCAAAAATTCATTAGCTCAACATCTAAAGTCATTAAACCCTGATTTGCCTATCATTGGTTTATTGATGTATGACGACGTTTTGACAACAGAACTGACTGCGCCAATGGACGTTTTTACAAAACAAAGTGAAGATGGAAAGCAACTTTTTAATGTCATTACAATTGCCGAAAGATATGAAGTCATTACAAGTGAAGAAGGACTAAAAATGTTTCCCGATTATATTTTAGAAAATGCTCCAAAATTAGATATTCTTATTGTGCCGAGTGCTTATGATATGAGCCTACAAGTCAAGAATAGGAATTTAGTGGAATTTATAAAAAAGCAAAATCAAAATACAGATTATACAGTAAGTAATTGTGCTGGAGCTACTTTGATTGGAGAATCTGGAATTGCAGACGGAAAGAAAATTGTTACTTGGATTGGTGGTGGAAAAGAATTACAGAAAAATTATCCTAATCTCAAAGTGCAAAATGATGGAAAAATAAGTTATATGGAGGATGGAAAATTTTTGTCTTCAAATGGAAATTTAGCTTCTTATATTTCTTCTTTAGAGCTTTTGGAAAAACTCAGCAGTAAAGAACATCGAAAATTTGTAGAATCGTATCTTTATTTAGATAGGCTTCAAAACTGGAAAAAGTAA
- the thrC gene encoding threonine synthase: MNYLSTRKNDEKVSFREAVINGLTKNSGLYFPENIPSLPVSFFENIESKEDHAIAFEVLKPFTKGSLNDEQLGQIISETLNFPLPVVKVEDNIFSLELYHGNTQAFKDVGARFMSRCLSHFYNDHSQNVTILVATSGDTGSAVANGFFDVKGIDVKILFPKGKVSPYQEFQMTTLGKNIQAIEVEGTFDDCQKLVKEAFNDTKLREKVTLSSANSINVARLLPQMLYYFLAYKQLKKQGVLKDKKLIVSVPSGNLGNVTAGLLAKKIGLPIEHFIAAHNANDTFYNYLQTGKYEQKPSVQTFSNAMDVGNPSNFERIEYLYKSNVEATKKDISAFTVDDEKTIEEIKNCYDKNSYLLDPHGAVGKLALHDVLKDDEIGLFLETAHPQKFSEIIQKAIPSYKSEKVDLSNAKKLSIENDYDKLVDIILK, from the coding sequence GTGAATTACCTCAGTACAAGAAAAAATGATGAAAAGGTTTCTTTCAGAGAAGCTGTCATCAACGGACTTACAAAAAATAGTGGTTTGTATTTTCCAGAGAATATTCCTTCTCTACCTGTTTCTTTTTTTGAAAATATAGAAAGCAAAGAAGATCACGCAATTGCTTTTGAAGTATTAAAGCCATTTACGAAAGGGTCTTTAAACGATGAGCAGCTTGGGCAAATCATTTCCGAAACGCTTAATTTTCCTTTGCCTGTTGTGAAGGTAGAAGACAATATTTTTTCCTTAGAACTCTACCACGGTAATACGCAAGCCTTTAAAGATGTAGGCGCACGTTTTATGTCTAGGTGTTTGTCTCATTTTTATAATGACCATAGCCAAAACGTAACCATTTTAGTAGCCACTTCGGGCGACACAGGAAGCGCAGTAGCCAATGGTTTTTTTGATGTGAAGGGAATTGATGTCAAGATTTTATTTCCTAAAGGAAAGGTAAGTCCGTATCAAGAATTTCAGATGACTACGCTAGGCAAAAACATTCAAGCCATAGAAGTAGAAGGAACATTTGACGACTGCCAAAAACTGGTAAAAGAAGCCTTCAACGACACAAAACTAAGAGAAAAAGTAACTTTAAGCAGTGCTAACTCTATCAATGTTGCTCGCCTATTGCCTCAAATGCTTTATTATTTCTTGGCATACAAACAGCTTAAAAAACAAGGCGTTTTAAAAGATAAAAAACTCATCGTTTCTGTACCTTCTGGAAATTTAGGCAACGTTACAGCTGGACTGTTAGCTAAAAAAATAGGCTTGCCGATTGAACATTTCATTGCTGCACACAACGCCAACGATACATTTTATAATTACCTCCAAACAGGAAAATATGAGCAAAAACCTTCTGTTCAGACATTTTCTAATGCAATGGACGTAGGCAATCCAAGTAATTTTGAGCGTATAGAATATCTCTATAAAAGCAATGTAGAAGCTACAAAAAAAGACATTTCTGCCTTCACAGTAGATGATGAGAAAACGATTGAGGAAATAAAAAATTGTTACGACAAAAATAGCTACTTGCTAGACCCACATGGTGCAGTTGGAAAATTAGCTCTACACGATGTTTTGAAAGATGATGAAATCGGATTGTTTTTAGAAACGGCACATCCACAAAAGTTTTCAGAAATTATTCAAAAGGCTATTCCAAGTTATAAATCTGAAAAGGTAGATTTATCAAATGCTAAAAAGTTATCTATCGAAAACGATTATGATAAATTGGTGGACATTATTTTGAAGTAA
- a CDS encoding type II toxin-antitoxin system VapC family toxin has protein sequence MILDSNIVIYAVQPNYEKLREFLRENEYDLAVSAITKLEVLGYNKLTEDEREIFERFFEVVKQIPISGEIINKATQLRQERKMSLGDSIIAATTLLKDETLLTNNDADFKNIVNLKIVALKDIMEQI, from the coding sequence ATGATATTAGATAGCAATATTGTGATTTATGCAGTACAGCCGAATTACGAAAAGCTCCGTGAGTTTTTAAGAGAAAATGAGTATGATTTGGCAGTTTCTGCTATTACGAAACTGGAGGTTTTGGGGTACAATAAACTCACAGAAGATGAAAGAGAAATATTTGAACGGTTCTTTGAGGTAGTCAAGCAAATACCTATTAGTGGAGAAATTATAAATAAAGCTACTCAGTTGAGACAAGAAAGGAAAATGTCTTTAGGAGATTCAATAATTGCTGCCACTACTTTGCTAAAAGATGAAACTCTACTTACCAATAACGATGCAGATTTTAAAAATATAGTTAACTTGAAAATAGTTGCTTTGAAGGATATAATGGAACAAATATAA
- a CDS encoding M16 family metallopeptidase, whose product MIDFSHFTLDNGLRVYIHEDKTVSIATVNIMYDVGSRDESPHRTGFAHLFEHLMFSGSANIPNFDTIVQQVGGSNNAYTSPDVTNYYTVVPAPNVETALWLEADRMLSLSFDPNALEVQRKVVIEEFKQRYLNQPYGDIWLHLRPLVYQKHSYNWATIGKEIKHIEDATLEEVKSFFFKHYRPDNAILVVAGNVEKYEVEKMVKKWFGDIPKGNRPMRNLEKEPPQTEARHKKVTAKVPLNAIYKAYRMGDRNAADYYATDLVSDVLGRDKSARLYQKLVKEKEMFNSIGAYIMGSVDEGLLVISGKLNPAYTPEQGEEAIQTVIDNFLENEISDEELQKVKNQAEASHVFSEVEVLNRAMNIAYYALLGDVDRVNQISEKVAQVTKQDLMTAAKKTLRKENCSTLYYYAEELSSVAG is encoded by the coding sequence ATGATAGACTTTTCACACTTTACGCTTGATAACGGCTTACGTGTTTATATCCACGAAGACAAAACAGTTTCTATTGCTACGGTAAATATTATGTATGATGTCGGTTCAAGAGACGAATCGCCTCATCGCACAGGCTTTGCACACCTTTTTGAACATTTGATGTTTAGTGGTTCTGCCAATATTCCCAACTTCGATACGATTGTGCAACAAGTGGGAGGTTCAAACAACGCCTATACTTCGCCAGATGTAACCAACTATTACACCGTCGTTCCTGCGCCTAATGTAGAAACTGCCCTTTGGCTAGAAGCTGACAGAATGCTATCTCTTTCCTTTGACCCAAATGCACTAGAAGTGCAGCGAAAAGTAGTGATTGAAGAGTTCAAACAGCGTTATCTCAATCAGCCTTATGGCGATATTTGGCTACATTTACGTCCTTTGGTGTATCAAAAACATTCCTACAACTGGGCAACGATTGGAAAGGAAATCAAACATATCGAAGATGCTACTTTGGAGGAGGTAAAATCTTTTTTCTTCAAACATTACCGACCAGACAATGCGATTTTGGTAGTGGCAGGAAATGTAGAGAAATACGAAGTAGAAAAAATGGTAAAAAAATGGTTTGGTGATATTCCGAAAGGCAACCGACCGATGCGAAACCTAGAAAAAGAACCACCCCAGACAGAAGCCAGACATAAAAAAGTAACAGCAAAAGTTCCTTTGAATGCCATTTACAAAGCCTACCGAATGGGAGACCGAAACGCTGCCGATTACTACGCTACCGATTTGGTAAGTGATGTTTTGGGAAGAGATAAATCAGCTCGTTTGTATCAGAAATTGGTAAAAGAAAAAGAAATGTTCAATTCTATTGGCGCATACATTATGGGTTCGGTAGATGAAGGACTTTTGGTTATTTCTGGCAAACTAAATCCTGCCTACACGCCAGAACAAGGCGAAGAGGCTATCCAAACTGTCATTGATAATTTCTTAGAAAATGAAATTTCAGATGAAGAGCTTCAAAAAGTAAAAAACCAAGCCGAAGCCTCACACGTTTTTTCAGAGGTAGAAGTCTTGAACCGTGCGATGAATATTGCTTACTATGCTCTTTTGGGAGATGTGGACAGGGTAAATCAGATTTCTGAAAAGGTTGCACAAGTTACAAAACAAGACCTCATGACGGCTGCCAAGAAAACTCTTCGTAAAGAAAATTGTAGTACGCTTTATTACTATGCTGAAGAATTGAGTTCGGTGGCTGGGTAA
- a CDS encoding SpoIIE family protein phosphatase — translation MNQVKHFLNFLGLFSLCIRKYFTILFIVFFIFVHHSDKLYAQAIPTTEHYSIYDYQAHPQNWSVVQDDIGRIYVANAKGILEYSGNVWRLIELPNLASATALTKGKDGKIYVGATAEIGYLDTDSLGNKVYVSLSEKMNEQDKQFSTIWKAFSTADGIVFQSFEKIFWYKDGEFKVISPNTAFHLAFHIKEEDRNTLFVREWGKGLHNLTAKGLEFIGGSEIFADEKIYAILPKNKSTYFIITEQKGIYTYSKGGNFTPFLTSSDAVLKSSQVYCGVKLADGNYALGTRLMGVLIFDTNFNFLYKISSKNGLKDDRVAYLYEDSNKQLWAALSNGISYIDVASSFRYFGKNTDINRNVLSISSPYKGSLYIGTVQGVFKSNSYKADSIKEFSLLPYSERETWKLDVYKDILLGAQNPGIAWIGTRGIEELLAASNPLVQDFTLVKNDTSHLIAASIEGLLLLKWQHDHWVFVDKIEGFLGAATKIIQDENNDFWVSDYNRGIFRLKLSPDFKTITHSEFYGQLNGLPKSQGNHVFELDGKPVFGTLEGIYSFNENTFTPHPDFEKLIEKKAITILEKDKKGNLWIVTQNEKNKFSSSQTLLVQLKKTDSAYLRYDAPFHKIKQIVQAVRPVNDNLVLIGTNEGLISYNPLNTMADKQPFSVFITQIEHSGANDSLLFATDFILQQQSNKEEKVKLPYELNSLRFSFGSSFFEQRSEVYYQTKLEPLDKEWSAWTTETQDKFTNLSEGDYTFRLKAKNLYGVESEEVVFKFTIKTPWFKHPLFYLSLLLIFGFFAQYGIRLYTKRLKSEKNLLENTVRERTEEMRQAYFNTRVLSKLGQEITATRSIDEITDMIYQHVSKLMDASVFAIGIHNEEDETIEFPVAIENNEKLPFHYERLDETGRFAVWCFLNEQDLFVNDSDVDYELYMSHRPKTTVGKAAPSLIYLPLKIKKKVIGVITVQSFEKNAYNDYHLNLLRSLAVYTAIAIENANSYYQINEQKEIIEDKNKQLISSINYAKRIQNAILPPLEAIQEEFEDTFVLFSPRDIVSGDFYYFNKLEGKSIISAIDCTGHGVPGAFMSMIGYELLNEIILARHITDPAKILDALHEGISTGLRQEQTFTQDGMDMTLCVWDKETKTLEIAAARNQMYLFNAEDKERIIEIEADRQSIGGKMDEDFEFTTRTIQIQKSDTIYLLTDGFQDQFGGTEDRKYLRRRLRNFLKNHQHLSMIQQRRALQRELTEWKGNREQIDDILIIGIRF, via the coding sequence ATGAATCAGGTAAAACACTTTTTAAACTTTCTAGGTCTATTTTCTCTCTGCATTCGTAAATATTTTACGATACTTTTTATTGTATTTTTTATTTTTGTCCATCATTCAGATAAATTATACGCCCAAGCTATTCCAACCACAGAACACTATTCTATTTACGACTATCAAGCACATCCTCAAAATTGGTCGGTTGTGCAAGACGACATAGGCAGAATTTATGTAGCTAATGCAAAAGGTATTTTAGAGTATAGTGGTAATGTATGGAGGTTGATAGAACTACCTAACCTAGCCAGTGCAACAGCTCTAACTAAAGGAAAAGACGGAAAAATATACGTAGGTGCAACAGCAGAAATTGGCTATTTGGATACAGACTCATTGGGAAATAAGGTCTATGTATCGTTATCTGAAAAAATGAACGAGCAAGACAAACAGTTTTCTACAATATGGAAAGCCTTTTCTACTGCTGACGGAATTGTATTTCAATCTTTTGAAAAAATTTTTTGGTATAAAGACGGTGAGTTTAAGGTTATTTCTCCTAATACAGCCTTCCACTTAGCATTTCATATAAAAGAAGAAGATAGAAATACACTCTTTGTAAGAGAGTGGGGAAAAGGGCTGCATAATCTTACAGCCAAAGGATTAGAATTTATAGGAGGAAGTGAAATTTTTGCAGATGAAAAAATCTATGCGATTTTACCTAAAAATAAATCAACCTATTTTATTATTACAGAGCAGAAAGGTATTTATACATATAGCAAAGGAGGAAATTTTACACCATTTTTAACTTCTTCAGATGCAGTATTAAAATCAAGTCAAGTTTATTGTGGAGTTAAACTAGCAGACGGAAACTATGCTCTCGGCACACGTCTGATGGGGGTGTTGATTTTTGATACTAATTTCAATTTTCTTTATAAGATTTCTTCAAAAAATGGCTTAAAAGATGATAGAGTAGCTTATCTCTATGAAGACTCTAATAAACAGCTTTGGGCAGCTCTTAGTAATGGAATTTCTTATATTGATGTTGCTTCCTCATTCCGTTACTTTGGAAAAAACACAGATATAAATAGAAATGTATTGAGTATTTCATCGCCCTATAAAGGCAGTCTCTATATAGGAACAGTACAAGGAGTTTTTAAATCTAACTCATATAAAGCAGATAGTATTAAAGAATTTAGTCTTTTGCCTTACTCTGAACGAGAAACTTGGAAACTAGATGTATATAAAGACATCCTTTTAGGCGCACAAAATCCAGGTATTGCTTGGATAGGTACACGAGGTATCGAAGAGCTTTTGGCTGCCAGTAATCCACTGGTTCAAGACTTTACATTGGTAAAAAATGACACTTCTCATCTGATAGCAGCTTCTATCGAAGGGCTTTTACTCTTGAAATGGCAACATGACCATTGGGTATTTGTAGATAAAATAGAAGGTTTTCTTGGTGCAGCTACCAAAATCATTCAGGATGAAAATAATGATTTTTGGGTTAGTGATTACAATAGAGGAATTTTTAGATTAAAGCTAAGTCCAGATTTTAAAACGATTACTCATTCTGAATTTTATGGACAACTCAACGGTTTGCCTAAAAGCCAAGGCAATCATGTATTTGAGTTAGACGGAAAACCTGTTTTTGGAACATTAGAAGGTATTTATTCTTTCAATGAAAATACATTTACGCCTCATCCAGACTTTGAGAAACTTATTGAGAAAAAGGCAATTACTATTCTTGAGAAAGATAAAAAAGGAAATTTATGGATAGTAACTCAAAATGAAAAGAACAAATTTAGTAGTTCACAAACGTTGCTCGTTCAGCTTAAAAAAACAGATTCTGCTTATCTGCGTTATGATGCGCCGTTTCATAAAATAAAACAAATTGTACAAGCAGTTCGCCCAGTGAATGATAATTTAGTTTTGATTGGAACAAATGAAGGACTTATTTCCTATAATCCTCTCAATACGATGGCAGACAAACAGCCTTTTTCTGTTTTTATTACTCAAATAGAACATAGTGGAGCAAATGACTCCTTACTTTTTGCAACAGATTTTATTCTCCAACAGCAAAGTAATAAAGAAGAAAAAGTAAAATTGCCTTATGAATTAAATTCTCTTCGTTTTAGCTTTGGAAGCTCATTCTTTGAACAGCGTAGTGAGGTTTATTATCAAACCAAATTAGAACCTTTAGACAAAGAATGGTCTGCTTGGACAACAGAAACCCAAGATAAATTCACCAATCTTTCAGAAGGAGATTATACTTTTCGTTTGAAAGCTAAAAATTTATATGGGGTAGAGAGTGAAGAAGTTGTATTCAAATTTACAATAAAAACGCCTTGGTTTAAACATCCTTTATTTTATCTTTCTCTATTACTTATTTTTGGTTTTTTTGCTCAATATGGCATCAGACTTTATACAAAACGCTTAAAGTCAGAAAAAAACCTATTGGAAAATACAGTTAGAGAGCGTACTGAAGAAATGCGTCAAGCCTACTTTAATACTCGTGTGTTGAGTAAACTAGGACAAGAAATTACAGCTACTCGTTCTATTGACGAAATTACTGATATGATTTATCAGCATGTTAGTAAACTGATGGATGCATCTGTTTTTGCCATCGGAATTCATAATGAAGAAGATGAAACTATAGAGTTTCCAGTAGCGATTGAAAACAATGAAAAACTTCCTTTTCATTATGAAAGATTAGACGAGACAGGGCGTTTTGCTGTTTGGTGTTTTCTCAACGAACAAGATTTATTTGTCAATGATAGTGATGTAGATTACGAACTCTATATGTCGCATCGTCCGAAAACAACAGTTGGGAAGGCTGCTCCTTCGCTCATTTATCTTCCACTTAAAATAAAGAAAAAAGTAATTGGGGTAATTACGGTACAGAGTTTTGAAAAAAATGCCTACAACGATTATCACTTAAACTTGCTTCGTAGTTTGGCTGTCTATACTGCCATTGCCATTGAAAATGCTAATTCTTACTATCAAATCAATGAGCAAAAGGAAATTATTGAAGACAAAAACAAACAACTTATTTCTAGTATAAATTATGCTAAGCGTATTCAAAATGCGATTCTTCCTCCTTTAGAAGCTATTCAAGAAGAATTTGAAGATACTTTTGTTTTGTTTTCGCCTCGTGATATAGTGAGTGGTGATTTTTATTATTTCAATAAATTAGAAGGAAAATCTATCATTAGTGCTATTGATTGTACAGGACATGGCGTTCCAGGGGCATTTATGTCTATGATAGGCTATGAGCTTCTCAATGAAATCATTTTAGCAAGACATATTACTGACCCTGCAAAAATTTTGGATGCTTTGCACGAAGGCATTTCGACAGGCTTGCGACAAGAACAAACTTTTACACAAGACGGAATGGACATGACGCTTTGTGTATGGGATAAAGAAACAAAAACATTAGAAATAGCTGCTGCACGTAATCAGATGTATCTTTTTAATGCAGAAGATAAAGAAAGAATTATCGAAATAGAAGCAGATAGACAGTCTATTGGAGGAAAAATGGACGAGGACTTTGAATTTACAACTCGTACCATTCAAATTCAGAAAAGTGATACAATTTATCTACTCACTGATGGTTTTCAAGACCAATTTGGAGGAACAGAGGATAGAAAATATTTGCGCCGTCGTTTGAGAAACTTCCTTAAAAATCATCAACATCTTTCTATGATACAGCAGCGCAGAGCCTTGCAAAGAGAGCTTACAGAGTGGAAAGGAAATAGAGAACAAATAGACGATATTCTAATTATTGGTATTCGTTTTTGA
- a CDS encoding Crp/Fnr family transcriptional regulator — MQEELYHHLNKFISIDKKEMPKILSYFELKTLKKKDILLEIGKKCTSNYFIVKGCVRLFFVNEKGTEQTIQFAIENWWLTDYLAFEQQSITEFCIQAIENSEVLAIDYQSQHELLKNFPQLETYFRMVYQKSYGASLMRVKYMFDYSKEEIFFEFRRQFPDFVERVPQYLLATYLGLTPEYLSQLRNKRT; from the coding sequence ATGCAAGAAGAATTATATCATCACTTGAATAAATTTATATCTATAGATAAAAAGGAAATGCCTAAAATTCTTTCGTATTTTGAACTAAAAACTCTAAAAAAGAAAGACATTTTATTAGAAATTGGTAAAAAATGTACTTCAAACTATTTTATTGTTAAAGGTTGTGTTCGCCTATTTTTCGTCAATGAAAAAGGTACAGAACAAACGATTCAATTTGCTATTGAAAACTGGTGGCTTACTGATTATTTAGCTTTTGAACAGCAAAGCATTACTGAATTTTGTATTCAAGCCATCGAAAATTCTGAAGTATTAGCTATTGATTATCAAAGTCAGCACGAGTTATTAAAAAACTTTCCACAGCTAGAAACATATTTTAGAATGGTTTATCAGAAATCCTATGGAGCTTCTTTAATGAGAGTAAAATACATGTTTGACTATTCAAAAGAAGAAATTTTCTTTGAGTTTAGAAGGCAGTTTCCTGATTTTGTAGAGCGAGTACCACAATATTTATTAGCAACGTATCTAGGCTTGACACCAGAGTATTTGAGTCAGTTGAGAAATAAAAGGACATAG
- a CDS encoding alpha/beta hydrolase, translated as MKSIFSPLFLISFPLMLFFGCASNKYENVSYLEKPVSEKTSDEPLPTLNIFSPKNLKKHSKKFDTKNQKLPVLIFVHGGNWNSGDKKTYSFFGRNFAKKGIVTVVVGYTLSPKANYDDMAKQIAAAVQWTKNNIEEYNGNPNKIFLTGHSAGGHLIALSTMNPKYGVKDNTVSGLILNDAAGLDMYNYLQENPPTSNSNYDTTWTKDAKTWKNASPIYYIDKQTPPIMLYLGKKTYKSIIVSNEHFLDSLEQFQPNVEAILLNKKHVPMMVQYFFPWSKRYDEIIKFIKEN; from the coding sequence ATGAAATCCATTTTTTCACCTCTATTTTTAATTTCTTTTCCTCTTATGTTATTTTTTGGCTGTGCTTCTAATAAGTACGAAAATGTGTCCTATTTAGAGAAACCAGTTTCAGAAAAAACATCAGATGAGCCTTTGCCTACACTCAATATTTTTTCTCCAAAGAATCTGAAAAAACATAGTAAAAAGTTTGATACGAAAAACCAAAAACTCCCTGTTTTGATTTTTGTGCATGGTGGAAATTGGAATAGTGGAGACAAGAAAACGTATAGTTTTTTCGGTAGAAATTTCGCTAAAAAAGGAATTGTTACGGTAGTGGTGGGTTATACGCTTAGTCCGAAGGCAAATTATGATGATATGGCAAAGCAAATTGCGGCAGCCGTACAATGGACAAAAAATAACATTGAAGAATATAACGGAAACCCAAATAAAATCTTTCTTACAGGACATTCAGCAGGAGGGCATTTGATTGCACTTTCTACTATGAATCCAAAATATGGTGTAAAAGATAATACAGTTTCTGGGCTAATTTTGAATGATGCAGCAGGACTAGATATGTATAATTATCTCCAAGAAAATCCACCGACAAGCAATAGCAATTACGATACAACTTGGACAAAAGACGCAAAAACATGGAAAAATGCATCACCAATTTACTATATTGATAAGCAGACACCACCCATTATGCTTTACTTAGGAAAGAAAACCTATAAATCCATTATTGTTTCGAATGAGCATTTTTTGGATTCTTTAGAGCAGTTTCAACCAAATGTTGAGGCTATTTTACTGAATAAAAAGCACGTTCCGATGATGGTACAATATTTTTTTCCTTGGAGCAAGCGATATGATGAAATAATAAAATTTATAAAGGAAAATTAG
- the hemB gene encoding porphobilinogen synthase, translating to MPFDFQSMRSRPRRNRQSAALRAMVEETSLSVADFIFPIFVIEGTNKKEPIASMPNIFRYSLDLLLEEIEECYNLGIRAFAPFPSLTDEQKDSMATSSYHPDNLYLKTITAIKEKFPDVFVMTDVAMDPYSSDGHDGIYRDGKIINDETLEILGKMAVAQAKAGADYVAPSDMMDGRVGYLRHALDEAGFQDVGIIAYTAKYASAFYGPFRDALDSAPRFGDKKTYQMNPANVREALLEAKLDIEEGADMIMVKPALSYLDVISRVNQSSHVPIVAYNVSGEYAMIKAGAEKGWIDGEKVMLEVLLSIKRAGAKVILSYFAKEVAQILSKK from the coding sequence ATGCCTTTTGATTTCCAATCTATGCGTTCTCGTCCTCGTCGTAATCGCCAGTCGGCTGCTTTGCGTGCTATGGTAGAAGAAACTTCTCTTTCGGTAGCTGATTTTATCTTTCCCATTTTTGTCATTGAAGGAACAAATAAGAAAGAGCCTATTGCCTCAATGCCTAATATTTTTCGTTATTCTTTAGATTTGCTTTTAGAGGAAATCGAAGAGTGTTATAATTTAGGAATAAGAGCCTTTGCCCCCTTTCCAAGCCTGACCGACGAACAGAAAGATTCTATGGCAACATCTAGTTACCATCCAGATAATTTGTACTTAAAAACTATTACTGCCATTAAAGAAAAATTTCCAGATGTTTTTGTAATGACAGATGTAGCAATGGACCCATACAGTAGCGACGGACACGATGGAATTTATAGAGATGGAAAGATTATCAATGATGAAACCTTAGAAATTTTAGGTAAAATGGCTGTTGCACAAGCAAAAGCAGGAGCTGATTATGTTGCTCCTTCTGATATGATGGATGGAAGAGTTGGCTATTTAAGACATGCACTAGATGAAGCTGGTTTCCAAGATGTCGGAATTATTGCCTACACTGCCAAGTATGCGAGTGCATTTTATGGTCCATTTAGAGATGCTTTAGATTCTGCTCCTCGTTTTGGAGACAAAAAAACCTACCAAATGAATCCTGCTAATGTACGTGAGGCTCTTTTAGAAGCCAAGCTAGATATTGAAGAAGGCGCAGATATGATTATGGTAAAACCAGCTCTTTCATATCTTGATGTTATCAGCAGAGTAAACCAAAGTTCACATGTGCCGATTGTGGCGTACAATGTAAGTGGAGAATATGCTATGATAAAAGCTGGTGCAGAGAAAGGATGGATAGATGGTGAAAAAGTAATGTTAGAAGTCTTATTAAGCATTAAGAGAGCAGGAGCAAAAGTTATTTTGTCTTATTTTGCAAAAGAAGTCGCACAAATTTTGTCTAAAAAATAA